From a single Eubalaena glacialis isolate mEubGla1 chromosome 15, mEubGla1.1.hap2.+ XY, whole genome shotgun sequence genomic region:
- the ALDH2 gene encoding aldehyde dehydrogenase, mitochondrial, with protein sequence MLRAVVLAAARPCQGRRLLSAAATPAVPAPNQQPEVFYNKIFINNEWHDSVSKRTFPTINPSTGDVICHVAEGDKEDVDRAVKAARAAFQLGSPWRRMDASKRGWLLNRLADLIERDRTYLAALETLDNGKPYVISYLVDLDMVLRCLRYYAGWADKYHGKTIPIDGDYFSYTRHEPVGVCGQIIPWNFPLLMQAWKLGPALATGNVVVMKVAEQTPLTALYVANLIKEAGFPPGVVNIIPGFGPTAGAAIASHEDVDKVAFTGSTEVGHLIQTAAGNSNLKRVTLELGGKSPNIIMSDADMDWAVEQAHFALFFNQGQCCCAGSRTFVQEDIYSKFVERSVARARSRVVGNPFDSRTEQGPQVDETQFKKVLGYIKSGKEEGAKLLCGGGAAADRGYFIQPTVFGDVQDGMTIAKEEIFGPVMQILKFKTIEEVVRRANNSKYGLAAAVFTKDLDKANYLSQALQAGTVWVNCYDVFGAQSPFGGYKLSGSGRELGEYGLQAYTEVKTVTVKVPQKNS encoded by the exons ATCTTCATAAACAATGAGTGGCATGATTCTGTCAGCAAGAGAACTTTCCCCACCATCAATCCATCCACTGGGGATGTCATCTGTCATGTAGCTGAAGGGGACAAG GAAGACGTGGACAGGGCAGTGAAGGCTGCCCGGGCTGCATTCCAGCTGGGCTCGCCCTGGCGCCGCATGGATGCGTCCAAAAGGGGCTGGCTGCTGAACCGCCTGGCTGATCTGATTGAGCGGGACCGGACCTACCTGGCA GCCTTGGAGACCCTGGACAACGGCAAGCCCTACGTCATTTCCTACCTGGTGGATTTGGACATGGTTCTCAGATGTCTCCG ttactatgCCGGCTGGGCTGATAAGTACCACGGGAAGACCATTCCCATCGATGGGGACTACTTCAGCTACACCCGCCATGAACCTGTGGGAGTGTGTGGGCAGATCATCCCG TGGAACTTCCCGCTCTTGATGCAAGCATGGAAACTGGGCCCAGCCTTGGCGACTGGAAACGTGGTTGTGATGAAGGTGGCTGAGCAGACTCCACTCACTGCCCTCTATGTGGCCAACTTGATTAAGGAG GCCGGCTTTCCTCCTGGCGTGGTCAATATCATACCTGGATTTGGCCCCACGGCTGGGGCCGCCATCGCCTCCCATGAGGATGTGGACAAAGtggccttcacaggctccactgAG GTTGGCCACCTAATCCAGACTGCTGCGGGGAACAGTAACCTCAAGAGAGTGACCCTGGAGCTAGGAGGAAAGAGTCCCAATATCATCATGTCAGATGCTGACA TGGACTGGGCTGTGGAGCAGGCCCACTTCGCCCTGTTCTTCAACCAGGGCCAGTGCTGCTGTGCAGGCTCCCGGACCTTTGTGCAGGAGGACATTTACTCCAAGTTTGTGGAGCGGAGTGTTGCCCGGGCCAGGTCTCGTGTGGTCGGGAACCCCTTTGACAGCCGGACTGAGCAGGGGCCGCAG GTGGATGAAACTCAGTTTAAGAAGGTCCTTGGCTACATCAAatctgggaaggaggagggggcgaAGCTGCTGTGTGGTGGAGGGGCGGCTGCTGACCGTGGCTACTTCATCCAGCCCACCGTGTTTGGAGACGTGCAGGATGGCATGACCATCGCAAAGGAGGAG ATCTTTGGGCCAGTGATGCAGATTCTGAAGTTCAAGACCATAGAGGAAGTCGTTAGGAGAGCCAACAATTCCAAGTACGGGCTGGCCGCAGCTGTCTTCACAAAGGACTTGGACAAGGCCAATTATCTGTCCCAAGCCCTCCAGGCTGGCACCGTGTG GGTCAACTGCTATGATGTGTTTGGGGCTCAGTCACCGTTTGGTGGCTACAAGCTGTCTGGGAGCGGCCGGGAGCTGGGAGAGTATGGGCTGCAGGCATACACTGAAGTGAAAACT GTCACAGTCAAAGTTCCTCAGAAGAACTCATAA